The following proteins are co-located in the Trichomycterus rosablanca isolate fTriRos1 chromosome 14, fTriRos1.hap1, whole genome shotgun sequence genome:
- the LOC134326515 gene encoding uncharacterized protein LOC134326515 isoform X2 encodes MRTWFHQQWILVFLCLTEIFSFIGGSTTSGQKVFGIVGESFTFKTGVLESGSINYGTDNIGIVLNKLSATDQDERFKNHLHWDSQTGFFTLTDLRINDSGIYTVQSIKGEIRKQEYPLEIYERVSAPLVRNTSFSSSENEVCTLLCSVKNVRGLKLYWYKNNVLFNETSNSSSLILDLPLEIKKTDNHVICVASNPVRNRSTTVDITEFCPYNKERTYSEGTKLSVWIIPVCAVLFTVVILIMAVCLKKRQQNLTSQRTEGRRIYENVLQLRKRTS; translated from the exons AGATCTTCAGCTTTATAGGAGGATCCACCACTTCAGGTCAGAAGGTGTTTGGCATTGTAGGCGAGTCTTTTACATTCAAGACTGGGGTACTTGAATCTGGCTCTATTAATTATGGAACTGATAATATTGGAATAGTGTTAAATAAACTGAGTGCTACAGACCAGGATGAGAGGTTTAAGAATCATCTCCACTGGGACAGTCAGACTGGATTCTTTACTCTCACTGATCTGAGAATAAATGATTCAGGGATTTACACAGTGCAGAGCATCAAAGGAGAGATTAGAAAACAAGAGTATCCGCTGGAGATTTACG AGAGAGTATCGGCTCCTCTGGTGAGAAATACATCCTTCAGTTCATCAGAGAATGAAGTGTGTACGTTATTGTGCTCAGTAAAGAATGTGAGGGGACTGAAGCTTTACTGGTATAAAAACAATGTCCTGTTCAATGAAACCAGTAACTCCAGTTCTCTTATACTGGATCTTCCTCTGGAAATAAAGAAGACTGACAACCATGTTATCTGTGTGGCTTCCAACCCGGTCAGGAACCGCTCAACCACAGTCGACATTACAGAGTTCTGCCCTTATAACAAAGAGAGAACATATT CTGAAGGTACAAAACTAAGTGTGTGGATCATTcctgtgtgtgctgtgctgtttACTGTGGTGATACTAATAATGGCTGTGTGTCTCAAGAAAAGGCAGCAAAATCTCACCAGTCAACGTACAGAAGGCAG GCGAATATACGAGAATGTTCTGCAGCTGAGGAAACGCACCAGCTAA
- the LOC134326515 gene encoding uncharacterized protein LOC134326515 isoform X1 → MRTWFHQQWILVFLCLTEIFSFIGGSTTSGQKVFGIVGESFTFKTGVLESGSINYGTDNIGIVLNKLSATDQDERFKNHLHWDSQTGFFTLTDLRINDSGIYTVQSIKGEIRKQEYPLEIYERVSAPLVRNTSFSSSENEVCTLLCSVKNVRGLKLYWYKNNVLFNETSNSSSLILDLPLEIKKTDNHVICVASNPVRNRSTTVDITEFCPYNKERTYSEGTKLSVWIIPVCAVLFTVVILIMAVCLKKRQQNLTSQRTEDFSATEGPTDEVHYSEITHKKHSQANIRECSAAEETHQLTTIYDKIRPRDYVNSTDVATA, encoded by the exons AGATCTTCAGCTTTATAGGAGGATCCACCACTTCAGGTCAGAAGGTGTTTGGCATTGTAGGCGAGTCTTTTACATTCAAGACTGGGGTACTTGAATCTGGCTCTATTAATTATGGAACTGATAATATTGGAATAGTGTTAAATAAACTGAGTGCTACAGACCAGGATGAGAGGTTTAAGAATCATCTCCACTGGGACAGTCAGACTGGATTCTTTACTCTCACTGATCTGAGAATAAATGATTCAGGGATTTACACAGTGCAGAGCATCAAAGGAGAGATTAGAAAACAAGAGTATCCGCTGGAGATTTACG AGAGAGTATCGGCTCCTCTGGTGAGAAATACATCCTTCAGTTCATCAGAGAATGAAGTGTGTACGTTATTGTGCTCAGTAAAGAATGTGAGGGGACTGAAGCTTTACTGGTATAAAAACAATGTCCTGTTCAATGAAACCAGTAACTCCAGTTCTCTTATACTGGATCTTCCTCTGGAAATAAAGAAGACTGACAACCATGTTATCTGTGTGGCTTCCAACCCGGTCAGGAACCGCTCAACCACAGTCGACATTACAGAGTTCTGCCCTTATAACAAAGAGAGAACATATT CTGAAGGTACAAAACTAAGTGTGTGGATCATTcctgtgtgtgctgtgctgtttACTGTGGTGATACTAATAATGGCTGTGTGTCTCAAGAAAAGGCAGCAAAATCTCACCAGTCAACGTACAGAAG ACTTCTCTGCAACTGAAGGACCCACCGATGAAGTACATTATTCTGAGATAACTCATAAAAAACATTCACAG GCGAATATACGAGAATGTTCTGCAGCTGAGGAAACGCACCAGCTAACAACTATTTATGACAAAATTCGACCACGAGATTATGTAAACTCCACTGATGTTGCAACAGCGTAG